One region of Streptomyces rishiriensis genomic DNA includes:
- a CDS encoding SDR family NAD(P)-dependent oxidoreductase has product MTSRSPAHGTPDTYLSELFSLAGRVAVVTGGSSGIGRAIAGALARAGAGVVIVARKEAELAATVDELTADGCRAAWVSADLSTRAGVRAAAEQAAEVYGEPDILVNCAGINLRPPMGELGEEVWDATMAVNLEAPYLLGLRFGPGMAERGFGRIIHISSQQAHRAFVQSGAYGVSKGALESLARSQAEAWSPYGVTCNTLVPGFVLTPLNARLQSDPEKVAELAARTMVGRNGLAEDFAGAAVFLAGRSSGYVTGQALFVDGGFSVH; this is encoded by the coding sequence ATGACATCCCGCAGCCCTGCGCACGGCACCCCGGACACCTATCTCTCCGAACTGTTCTCGCTGGCCGGCCGGGTCGCCGTGGTGACCGGCGGCAGTTCGGGCATCGGCCGGGCCATCGCGGGCGCCCTCGCCCGGGCGGGGGCGGGCGTGGTGATCGTGGCGCGCAAGGAGGCGGAGCTTGCCGCCACGGTCGACGAGCTGACGGCGGACGGTTGCCGGGCGGCCTGGGTGAGCGCCGACCTGAGCACCCGCGCCGGGGTGCGCGCCGCCGCGGAGCAGGCGGCCGAGGTGTACGGCGAGCCCGACATCCTCGTCAACTGCGCGGGCATCAATCTCCGCCCGCCGATGGGCGAGCTGGGCGAGGAGGTGTGGGACGCCACGATGGCGGTGAACCTGGAGGCGCCCTATCTGCTGGGACTGCGGTTCGGGCCCGGCATGGCCGAGCGCGGCTTCGGCCGGATCATCCACATCAGCTCCCAGCAAGCCCACCGCGCGTTCGTGCAAAGTGGCGCCTACGGCGTCTCCAAGGGAGCCCTGGAGTCGCTGGCCCGCTCGCAGGCCGAGGCCTGGTCGCCGTACGGCGTCACCTGCAACACGCTGGTGCCCGGGTTCGTCCTGACCCCGCTCAACGCGCGGTTGCAGTCCGACCCGGAGAAGGTGGCGGAACTGGCCGCGCGCACGATGGTCGGGCGCAACGGCCTCGCCGAGGACTTCGCCGGAGCCGCCGTGTTCCTCGCCGGCCGCTCCTCCGGCTATGTGACCGGACAGGCGCTCTTCGTCGACGGCGGCTTCTCCGTGCACTGA
- a CDS encoding SHOCT domain-containing protein — translation MSGDMYLAYDYPLLSAFWTMLVFFLWIMWFVLLFRIVMDIFRDDELSGWAKAGWLVFCVVLPFLGVFVYVIARGKNMGRREIKQARDQQQAFDSYVRETAKGTAATSSVDELAKLSEIRARGDITDEEFDRAKQMVLSGSRH, via the coding sequence ATGAGTGGGGACATGTACCTCGCGTACGACTATCCGCTGCTGAGCGCCTTCTGGACGATGCTGGTGTTCTTCCTGTGGATCATGTGGTTCGTCCTGCTGTTCCGGATCGTCATGGACATCTTCCGGGACGACGAGCTCAGCGGCTGGGCCAAGGCGGGCTGGCTGGTGTTCTGCGTCGTACTGCCCTTCCTGGGTGTCTTCGTCTACGTGATCGCGCGGGGGAAGAACATGGGCCGCAGGGAGATCAAGCAGGCGCGTGACCAGCAGCAGGCCTTCGACAGCTACGTGCGCGAGACCGCCAAGGGCACGGCAGCCACCAGCAGCGTCGACGAACTCGCCAAGCTCTCCGAGATCCGTGCCCGCGGTGACATCACGGACGAGGAGTTCGACAGGGCGAAGCAGATGGTGCTGAGCGGCTCCCGCCACTGA
- a CDS encoding HdeD family acid-resistance protein has translation MSVSPGGPVPHTGPDDPFGGRDRPSGGAVPGPMGADPAEALGVLGRSWTWILGSAVATLVPGILILVWPDETLHVLAVLIGLYLLVTGVFRFVAAFGREDHGERLTGLLLAVLYVVAGVLCLRNPLQTIATLSLVVGVLWLVSGILTLYTALATKDLPHRGVVLGAAVLAIVAGIVVLALPTESARALTRLLGLWLVLLGLVEAAVAFAWRAALRRARATEPGTPAGTL, from the coding sequence ATGAGCGTTTCGCCTGGTGGTCCCGTACCGCACACCGGACCGGACGATCCGTTCGGCGGTCGTGACCGGCCGTCCGGCGGGGCGGTACCGGGGCCGATGGGCGCGGATCCCGCCGAGGCGCTGGGTGTGCTCGGGCGGTCCTGGACCTGGATCCTGGGCTCGGCGGTCGCCACGCTCGTGCCGGGCATCCTGATCCTCGTCTGGCCGGACGAGACCCTGCACGTCCTCGCGGTCCTCATCGGCCTGTACCTGCTGGTGACCGGGGTGTTCCGGTTCGTCGCCGCCTTCGGGAGGGAGGACCACGGGGAGCGCCTCACCGGCCTTCTCCTGGCGGTGCTGTACGTCGTCGCCGGAGTGCTGTGCCTGAGGAACCCACTGCAGACCATCGCGACCCTCTCGCTCGTCGTCGGGGTCCTGTGGCTGGTGTCCGGCATCCTCACCCTCTACACGGCGCTCGCCACCAAGGACCTGCCGCACCGGGGGGTCGTGCTCGGCGCGGCCGTGCTCGCCATCGTCGCGGGGATCGTCGTGCTCGCCCTGCCGACCGAGTCCGCCCGGGCGCTGACCCGGCTGCTCGGCCTGTGGCTGGTCCTGCTCGGTCTGGTCGAGGCCGCGGTCGCCTTCGCCTGGCGGGCCGCGCTGCGCCGGGCCCGGGCCACGGAGCCGGGGACCCCCGCGGGGACGCTCTGA
- a CDS encoding DMT family transporter translates to MSFFSRPDSVSLPVGRALLYLIVAGAAWGTAGAAASLIYRTSDLGAFALSFWRGAAGLVLLLAARPLLRSRAGNAPPASLTPEPSRRGLPRTVVTGLWLAVFQTAYFMAVDATGLAVATVVTLGAGPVLIALGARLTLGERLGRGGALAVAGALAGLGVLFAGGTGPAVHLGGVLLALVSATGYSAMTLLTRRWGRDGGADASATTVGAFTVAALCLLPFALAEGLLPHSAEPARVLALLVYIAAVPTALAYALYFAGAAVVRSATVSVIMLLEPVSAAVLAVAVLGERLTVTTLAGTLLMLGSVTGLAFAESRATPAPA, encoded by the coding sequence ATGTCCTTCTTCAGTCGTCCGGATTCCGTGTCCCTGCCCGTCGGGCGGGCCCTGCTGTATCTGATCGTCGCCGGAGCCGCCTGGGGCACGGCCGGTGCCGCCGCCTCCCTGATCTACCGGACCAGCGACCTGGGCGCGTTCGCCCTGTCGTTCTGGCGCGGCGCGGCCGGGCTGGTCCTGCTGCTCGCCGCGCGCCCGCTGCTGCGGTCCCGCGCCGGGAACGCTCCGCCGGCCTCGCTCACCCCGGAGCCGTCGCGTCGCGGGCTCCCGCGCACCGTGGTCACGGGCCTGTGGCTCGCGGTCTTCCAGACGGCGTACTTCATGGCCGTCGACGCCACCGGACTGGCAGTGGCCACGGTCGTCACCCTCGGCGCGGGGCCCGTCCTCATCGCGCTCGGCGCCCGGTTGACCCTGGGTGAGCGGCTCGGCCGCGGCGGAGCGCTCGCCGTCGCCGGGGCGCTCGCCGGGCTGGGGGTGCTCTTCGCGGGCGGCACAGGCCCGGCCGTGCACCTCGGGGGTGTGCTCCTGGCCCTGGTGTCCGCCACCGGGTACAGCGCGATGACCCTGCTCACCAGGCGCTGGGGCCGTGACGGCGGCGCGGACGCCTCCGCCACCACCGTGGGGGCGTTCACGGTGGCCGCTCTGTGTCTGCTGCCGTTCGCCCTGGCGGAGGGGCTGTTGCCGCACAGTGCGGAACCGGCCCGGGTGCTGGCGCTGCTGGTGTACATCGCGGCGGTGCCCACGGCCCTCGCCTACGCCCTCTACTTCGCGGGCGCGGCCGTCGTGCGTTCCGCCACCGTTTCCGTGATCATGCTCCTCGAACCGGTGAGCGCGGCGGTGCTGGCCGTCGCCGTCCTCGGCGAACGTCTCACGGTGACGACCTTGGCGGGCACCCTGCTGATGCTGGGCTCGGTCACCGGCCTGGCGTTCGCGGAGTCACGGGCCACCCCGGCACCGGCCTGA
- a CDS encoding EamA family transporter, which yields MAVHTSVSSEGKRGRGIGLGLAIGSAIAFGGSGVAAKPLIEAGLDPLHVVWLRVTGAALVMLPLAVRHRALLRTRPALLAGFGLLGVAGVQAFYFAAISRIPVGVALLVEYLAPALVLGWVRFVQRRPVTRAAALGVVLAVGGLACVVEIWAGLSFDVLGLLLALAAACCQVGYFVLSDQGSDSGEDLPDPLGVIAYGLLVGAVVLTAVSRPWGMDWSVLAHTAGMNGAAVPAWALLGWIVLIATVVAYITGVVSVRRLSPQVAGVVACLEAVIATVLAWVLLGEHLSPPQIVGGAVVLLGAFIAQSSAPAKGAPEPVAGGGPERELSARGTAA from the coding sequence GTGGCCGTGCATACGTCTGTGAGCAGTGAGGGCAAGCGCGGAAGGGGCATCGGGCTCGGTCTGGCGATCGGGTCGGCCATCGCCTTCGGCGGATCCGGGGTCGCGGCCAAGCCGCTGATCGAGGCGGGCCTCGATCCGCTGCACGTGGTGTGGCTGCGGGTGACCGGCGCGGCCCTGGTGATGCTGCCGCTCGCCGTACGGCACCGCGCCCTGCTGCGGACCCGTCCGGCGCTGCTCGCCGGGTTCGGCCTGCTCGGCGTGGCGGGAGTGCAGGCGTTCTACTTCGCCGCGATCTCCCGTATCCCGGTCGGCGTGGCGCTGCTGGTCGAGTACCTCGCGCCCGCCCTGGTGCTCGGCTGGGTCCGGTTCGTGCAGCGGCGGCCCGTGACACGCGCCGCCGCGCTCGGCGTGGTCCTCGCGGTGGGCGGCCTCGCCTGTGTCGTCGAGATCTGGGCGGGGCTGAGTTTCGACGTCCTGGGACTGCTCCTCGCGCTCGCGGCCGCCTGCTGTCAGGTCGGCTACTTCGTCCTGTCCGACCAGGGCAGCGACTCCGGGGAGGACCTCCCCGATCCGCTCGGCGTCATCGCGTACGGCCTTCTCGTGGGCGCCGTCGTCCTGACCGCCGTCTCCCGTCCCTGGGGCATGGACTGGTCGGTGCTCGCGCACACCGCAGGGATGAACGGCGCCGCGGTCCCCGCCTGGGCGCTGCTCGGCTGGATCGTGCTCATCGCGACGGTGGTCGCGTACATCACCGGCGTGGTCTCCGTGCGCCGGCTCTCTCCCCAGGTCGCGGGGGTGGTGGCCTGTCTGGAGGCGGTCATCGCGACGGTGCTGGCCTGGGTGCTGCTCGGCGAGCACCTGTCGCCGCCGCAGATCGTGGGCGGGGCGGTGGTCCTCCTGGGCGCGTTCATCGCCCAGTCGTCCGCACCGGCCAAGGGCGCCCCGGAGCCGGTGGCCGGCGGCGGTCCCGAAAGGGAGTTGTCGGCCCGCGGAACGGCCGCCTAG
- a CDS encoding class II glutamine amidotransferase, producing the protein MCRWLAYSGTPVLLETILYRPAHSLIDQSLHSRMGVETTNGDGFGVGWYGLQADDGTPAVVREIGPAWSNRNLREIAGHVRSPLFFAHIRASTGTAVQQTNSHPFRHGRWMWMHNGAIADFHRMRRDLALAVDPRLFLDIEGSTDSEMMFFLALTLGLEEDPPGAVARMVGLVERVGHEHGVEFPVQMTVAVTDGTRLWAFRYSSQGASRSLFYSTRVETLRSLHPDMAFLREVSDETRLIVSEPLGDLPGAWNKVPENTYGVVQPGGDEIVPFLPQAA; encoded by the coding sequence ATGTGCCGTTGGCTCGCCTACTCGGGAACCCCTGTCCTGCTCGAAACGATTCTCTACCGGCCGGCGCACTCGCTGATCGACCAGAGTCTGCACTCCAGGATGGGCGTGGAGACGACGAACGGTGACGGCTTCGGCGTCGGCTGGTACGGGCTCCAGGCAGACGACGGGACACCCGCGGTCGTCCGCGAGATCGGCCCGGCGTGGAGCAACCGCAATCTGCGGGAGATCGCCGGTCATGTGCGCTCGCCGCTCTTCTTCGCGCACATCCGGGCCTCGACCGGCACGGCGGTGCAGCAGACCAACTCCCACCCGTTCCGGCACGGGCGCTGGATGTGGATGCACAACGGCGCGATCGCCGACTTCCACCGGATGCGCCGGGACCTCGCCCTCGCCGTCGACCCGCGGCTGTTCCTCGACATCGAGGGGTCGACGGACTCCGAGATGATGTTCTTCCTGGCCCTGACCCTCGGCCTGGAGGAGGATCCGCCGGGCGCCGTCGCGCGGATGGTCGGCCTGGTGGAACGCGTCGGCCACGAGCACGGGGTGGAGTTCCCGGTCCAGATGACGGTCGCCGTGACCGACGGAACCCGCCTGTGGGCCTTCCGCTACTCCAGCCAGGGAGCCTCGCGGTCGCTGTTCTACAGCACCCGGGTGGAGACGCTCCGCTCGCTCCACCCCGACATGGCGTTTCTGCGCGAGGTTTCCGACGAGACCCGTCTCATCGTCTCCGAGCCCCTGGGCGACCTGCCCGGCGCCTGGAACAAGGTCCCCGAGAACACGTACGGCGTGGTGCAGCCCGGCGGGGACGAGATCGTGCCGTTCCTCCCGCAGGCGGCTTAG
- a CDS encoding LuxR C-terminal-related transcriptional regulator yields MAGLEQSDTDPTASYVDPQGDPFLRTRFAIPARPETFLRRERLVSHLDQALRTPLTMVNGAAGAGKTLLVADWAAARDLPVAWLTTDAAEQGPGMLWAYLLQALRASGASLPAGIGCPADASRVPPNLLARLAAELSVRDRPVTVVLDEYDRMIAPEVADQLEFVLHHAGDGLRLILVTRTEPLLPLHRYRAAGDLTEIRGAELAFTSQEAAELLDLHGLRLAAHATQGLVDRTRGWAAGLRLCALAAREHPDPETYLKEFEADHSTVADFLLAEVLRRQPPETQDVLLRVSVLDRFRPELVNALTERTDAGPILAGLHRENAFVEHLGQDWYRLHPLFAEILRAHLRMRSPGLEPELHRRAARWLRGSGSLTETLGQGAAAGDWEFTAGALIDDFAIGWLFTGLGSEELADLFARMGPEATGPATDLVRAARELSRRDLDRGLRHLRDAEQGLTAGLGPTVEPGAAAEQVLTAAWTAAGEEPGMVAARLSCALLETLAGRLTGEPGRAERAAAAAEALCGRAPAHLLERHPELTALLLAHLGSARLWAGRFDEACAALSQVAGSGAGASTALAREDSLGGLALIDYLDGWLGRAERKARAAVTVTERYGLPQPSGSGMGRLVLAAVAVDRDDLGRARRLLAEAAGAGGTDPALEDPVMEAGRAIATARLHLARGDTRAALEAAERAVPATVVSPWAAGQTALVVSAVHLAEGRPETAVEVLRAVSGEQPACAVAAARAHLAAGRPGVAIDLLDDVRPQGRAGPAVTVRALLVRAQAADRAGDAATARRLVAQALREARRDGLRRPFGEAGPWIRPLLDAMAPRVRRADRGAPGAAASDGPPLPLVEELSGRERDVLSRLALTMSTEEIAADLFVSVNTVKTHLKSVYRKLAVNRRNDAVRRARELKLL; encoded by the coding sequence ATGGCTGGGCTCGAGCAGAGCGACACCGATCCGACGGCGTCGTACGTCGATCCTCAGGGCGATCCGTTTCTGCGCACGCGGTTCGCCATACCGGCCCGGCCGGAGACGTTCCTGCGCCGTGAACGGCTGGTCAGCCATCTCGACCAGGCGTTGCGGACCCCGCTGACCATGGTCAACGGCGCCGCGGGCGCGGGGAAGACGCTGCTGGTCGCGGACTGGGCCGCGGCCCGCGACCTGCCCGTCGCCTGGCTCACCACGGACGCGGCGGAGCAGGGTCCGGGAATGCTCTGGGCGTACCTGCTCCAGGCCCTGCGGGCCTCCGGGGCGTCGCTGCCCGCCGGGATCGGCTGCCCGGCGGACGCGAGCCGTGTGCCGCCCAACCTGCTGGCCCGGCTCGCCGCCGAGCTGAGCGTCCGGGACCGGCCGGTGACCGTGGTGCTCGACGAGTACGACCGGATGATCGCCCCGGAGGTCGCCGATCAGCTGGAGTTCGTCCTGCACCACGCCGGCGACGGACTGCGCCTGATCCTCGTCACCCGTACCGAGCCGCTGCTGCCGCTGCACCGGTACCGGGCGGCCGGCGACCTGACGGAGATCCGGGGCGCGGAGCTGGCCTTCACCTCCCAGGAGGCGGCCGAACTCCTCGATCTGCACGGACTGCGGCTTGCGGCGCACGCGACGCAGGGCCTCGTGGACCGCACCCGGGGCTGGGCCGCCGGACTGCGGCTGTGCGCCCTCGCCGCACGTGAGCACCCGGATCCGGAGACGTATCTGAAGGAGTTCGAAGCCGACCACTCCACGGTCGCCGACTTCCTGCTGGCGGAGGTGCTCCGACGGCAGCCGCCCGAGACACAGGACGTCCTGCTGCGGGTCAGCGTCCTCGACCGCTTCCGCCCCGAGCTGGTGAACGCGTTGACCGAGCGTACCGACGCCGGGCCCATCCTGGCCGGCCTGCACCGCGAGAACGCCTTCGTGGAGCATCTCGGGCAGGACTGGTACCGCCTTCACCCGCTGTTCGCGGAGATCCTCCGAGCCCATCTGCGCATGCGCTCGCCAGGACTGGAGCCCGAGTTGCACCGGCGGGCCGCGCGCTGGCTGCGGGGCTCGGGCTCCCTCACGGAGACGCTGGGCCAGGGCGCTGCCGCCGGTGACTGGGAGTTCACCGCCGGCGCCCTGATCGACGACTTCGCCATCGGCTGGCTCTTCACCGGCCTGGGCTCCGAGGAACTCGCCGACCTGTTCGCCCGGATGGGACCGGAGGCCACCGGACCCGCGACGGACCTGGTCCGCGCCGCCCGTGAACTGTCCCGGCGCGATCTCGACCGGGGCCTGCGGCACCTGCGTGACGCGGAGCAGGGCCTGACGGCCGGGCTGGGCCCGACGGTCGAACCCGGCGCAGCGGCGGAGCAGGTGCTGACGGCCGCGTGGACCGCGGCGGGCGAGGAGCCCGGCATGGTGGCGGCCCGGCTGAGCTGCGCCCTGCTCGAGACGCTGGCCGGCCGGCTGACCGGCGAGCCGGGCCGGGCGGAGAGGGCCGCGGCGGCGGCCGAGGCACTGTGCGGCCGGGCTCCGGCCCATCTGCTGGAGCGACATCCCGAACTCACCGCGCTGCTGCTGGCCCACCTGGGCTCGGCACGCCTGTGGGCGGGGCGGTTCGACGAGGCGTGTGCCGCCCTGTCGCAGGTGGCCGGGTCCGGGGCAGGGGCCTCCACGGCGCTCGCCCGCGAGGACTCGCTCGGCGGGCTGGCTCTGATCGACTATCTGGACGGCTGGCTCGGCAGAGCGGAGCGCAAGGCCCGGGCGGCGGTGACGGTGACGGAGCGGTACGGCCTGCCCCAGCCGTCGGGTTCCGGCATGGGGCGCCTGGTGCTGGCCGCCGTCGCCGTCGACCGCGACGACCTGGGCCGGGCCCGCAGGCTCCTTGCCGAGGCGGCCGGGGCGGGCGGGACGGACCCGGCTCTGGAGGACCCGGTCATGGAGGCGGGCCGGGCCATCGCGACCGCCCGTCTGCATCTGGCCCGCGGCGACACCCGAGCAGCTCTCGAAGCGGCAGAACGAGCTGTTCCGGCCACCGTGGTCTCCCCCTGGGCCGCGGGCCAGACGGCGCTCGTCGTCTCCGCCGTACATCTGGCGGAAGGCCGGCCCGAGACGGCTGTCGAGGTGCTGCGGGCGGTGTCCGGCGAGCAACCGGCGTGCGCGGTGGCGGCCGCGCGCGCCCATCTCGCGGCGGGCCGGCCCGGGGTGGCGATCGACCTGCTCGACGATGTGCGGCCACAAGGCCGCGCGGGCCCCGCGGTGACCGTCCGGGCCCTGCTGGTGCGCGCGCAGGCGGCGGACCGGGCGGGAGACGCGGCCACCGCGCGCCGACTGGTCGCCCAGGCCCTGCGCGAGGCGCGGCGGGACGGGCTGCGGCGGCCTTTCGGCGAGGCCGGTCCGTGGATCCGCCCGTTGCTGGACGCCATGGCACCACGGGTGCGGCGGGCGGACCGGGGAGCACCCGGCGCGGCGGCGTCCGACGGCCCGCCGCTCCCGCTCGTGGAGGAGCTCAGCGGACGCGAACGCGACGTGCTCAGCAGGCTCGCCCTGACGATGTCGACGGAGGAGATCGCCGCCGACCTGTTCGTCTCCGTGAACACGGTCAAGACCCACCTCAAGAGCGTCTACCGGAAGCTGGCGGTCAACCGCCGCAACGACGCGGTGCGCCGCGCCCGCGAGCTGAAGCTCCTGTGA
- a CDS encoding type II toxin-antitoxin system Rv0910 family toxin has product MAEVSAEARIQAPAEKVWAQLTDWPAYGEWNATHTNFPKGGPETLAVGATFQENMKLMGFPAEVEWTVAELEPARLLVIRGKGPMAVSVATRYTLTPDGDATTVRIDGEFTGAAVSLMAGRLKDSGTAALTESLRKLGGLVA; this is encoded by the coding sequence ATGGCCGAAGTCAGCGCGGAGGCACGCATCCAGGCACCGGCCGAGAAGGTGTGGGCACAGCTCACCGACTGGCCGGCGTACGGGGAGTGGAACGCGACCCACACCAATTTCCCCAAGGGCGGCCCCGAGACCCTCGCAGTGGGCGCGACCTTCCAGGAGAACATGAAGCTCATGGGCTTCCCGGCCGAGGTCGAGTGGACCGTGGCGGAGCTGGAGCCGGCCCGGTTGCTCGTCATCCGCGGAAAGGGTCCGATGGCGGTGTCCGTCGCCACCCGCTACACGCTGACACCCGACGGCGACGCGACGACGGTCCGCATCGACGGCGAGTTCACGGGCGCGGCCGTGTCGCTGATGGCGGGCCGGCTCAAGGACTCCGGCACGGCCGCACTGACCGAGTCGCTGCGCAAGCTGGGCGGACTGGTCGCCTGA
- a CDS encoding Clp protease N-terminal domain-containing protein, translated as MQSRTFRRSPQNPVAHCTDDDPRLAAEPAAALSAARRRAVRDGDRQVDTAHLLHALLEQDPQVRAAFDGGPRLARLLGYLVQRSIGYGLRWQTGVEDSGTLSAVTVVEGFSPLAAAALENACVRAARRDGVPARGVDLLAAIVADPRARAVEVLTRAAVDVHELRARIEDGPREREAHPEGAEDAC; from the coding sequence GTGCAATCCCGTACTTTCCGGCGGTCGCCCCAGAACCCGGTGGCGCACTGCACGGACGACGACCCCAGGCTCGCCGCCGAGCCCGCGGCGGCGCTCTCCGCCGCCCGCCGAAGGGCGGTGCGGGACGGGGACCGGCAGGTCGATACGGCCCATCTGCTGCACGCGCTCCTGGAGCAGGATCCTCAGGTGCGCGCCGCCTTCGACGGCGGACCCCGGCTCGCCCGGCTGCTCGGCTACCTCGTCCAGCGCAGCATCGGCTACGGCCTGCGCTGGCAGACCGGCGTCGAGGACTCGGGGACCCTGTCCGCCGTCACGGTCGTCGAGGGATTCTCCCCGCTGGCCGCGGCCGCCCTGGAGAACGCATGCGTACGGGCCGCCCGGCGGGACGGAGTGCCGGCCCGGGGTGTCGACCTGCTCGCGGCGATCGTCGCGGACCCGCGGGCGAGGGCCGTCGAGGTGCTGACCCGGGCCGCCGTCGACGTCCACGAACTGCGCGCACGCATCGAGGACGGCCCGCGCGAGCGCGAGGCCCACCCCGAAGGCGCCGAAGACGCCTGCTGA
- a CDS encoding PadR family transcriptional regulator, which produces MRTHGFERGHGQDDPRRGRGGFDGRRAAFGPFGPGGPGGPGFGPGFGGPWGGRGRGGPRGRARRGDVRASILALLKDRAMHGYEMIQEIAERSGGAWKPSPGSVYPTLQLLEDEGLISSESDGGKKLFSLTDEGRTAAEEGPEAPWEEASRGVDWEALSEIRQAGFGLMEAFGQVWKTGSKEQREKALTVINDARKKLYLILADED; this is translated from the coding sequence ATGCGTACCCACGGATTCGAGCGTGGACATGGACAGGACGACCCCCGGCGTGGCCGCGGCGGCTTCGACGGACGGCGGGCGGCTTTCGGACCCTTCGGTCCGGGCGGCCCCGGCGGTCCCGGCTTCGGGCCGGGCTTCGGCGGCCCCTGGGGCGGACGAGGGCGTGGCGGACCCAGGGGGAGGGCACGGCGCGGTGACGTACGGGCCTCGATCCTGGCCCTCCTGAAGGACCGGGCCATGCACGGCTACGAGATGATCCAGGAGATCGCCGAGCGCAGTGGCGGGGCGTGGAAGCCCAGCCCGGGCTCGGTGTACCCCACCCTCCAGCTGCTGGAGGACGAGGGTCTGATCAGCAGCGAGAGCGATGGCGGCAAGAAGCTGTTCTCGCTCACCGACGAAGGCCGCACGGCCGCCGAGGAGGGCCCGGAGGCCCCCTGGGAGGAGGCCTCGCGCGGGGTCGACTGGGAGGCTCTCAGTGAGATCCGCCAGGCCGGCTTCGGTCTGATGGAGGCCTTCGGGCAGGTCTGGAAGACCGGCAGCAAGGAGCAGCGCGAGAAGGCGCTCACGGTCATCAACGACGCCCGCAAGAAGCTGTACCTGATTCTCGCCGACGAGGACTGA
- a CDS encoding PhzF family phenazine biosynthesis protein: MRIRIVDAFTDRPFTGNPAGVLLLDAFPDDNRLQNVALEVNHAETAFAHPLPQGGAADWALRWFTPVAEVDMCGHATLATAHVLHTTGAHEGPVRFATRSGVLVAAPAEDGSITLDFPTAPLTEVEIPDGVTEALGAEPLTCSDTGPHVGDLLVELADEKTVHALKPDHKALAAHSRRGVIATARAENPDLGYDFVSRCFFPNLGIDEDPVTGSAHTALAPYWAERLGRTALTGLQASPRAGRVRTELCGARTLLSGRAVTVIEGELLV; this comes from the coding sequence ATGCGCATCCGAATCGTCGACGCCTTCACCGACCGCCCCTTCACCGGCAACCCGGCCGGGGTCCTGCTCCTGGACGCCTTCCCGGACGACAACCGGCTCCAGAACGTGGCTCTGGAGGTCAACCACGCCGAGACGGCGTTCGCCCACCCCCTCCCCCAGGGCGGTGCAGCGGACTGGGCCCTGCGCTGGTTCACCCCCGTGGCCGAGGTCGACATGTGCGGCCACGCCACGCTCGCCACCGCCCACGTCCTGCACACCACGGGCGCCCACGAGGGCCCGGTGCGCTTCGCCACCCGCAGTGGTGTCCTGGTCGCGGCGCCCGCCGAGGACGGCTCGATCACCCTGGACTTCCCGACCGCCCCGCTGACCGAGGTCGAGATCCCGGACGGGGTCACCGAGGCCCTGGGCGCCGAGCCGCTGACCTGCTCCGACACCGGCCCGCACGTCGGCGACCTGCTGGTCGAGCTCGCCGACGAGAAGACCGTCCACGCCCTGAAGCCCGACCACAAGGCACTGGCCGCGCACTCCCGCCGCGGCGTCATCGCGACCGCCCGCGCCGAGAACCCGGACCTGGGATACGACTTCGTCTCCCGCTGCTTCTTCCCGAACCTCGGCATCGACGAGGACCCGGTGACGGGCAGCGCCCACACCGCCCTGGCGCCCTACTGGGCCGAACGCCTCGGCCGCACCGCCCTGACCGGCCTCCAGGCCTCGCCCCGAGCCGGCCGGGTCCGCACCGAACTGTGCGGTGCGCGCACCCTGCTGAGCGGCCGGGCGGTCACGGTCATCGAGGGCGAGCTGCTCGTCTGA